Sequence from the Candidatus Neptunochlamydia vexilliferae genome:
GGTCAAGGAGACCCGTCGGGCGGATAATCTGCTGGATCACATCCCCTTGAGCTTCGTTGATCTCCCAGGGGCTAGGGGTGGCAGACACATAGACCACTTGGTGGATATGATTATAAAACTCTTCGAACTTGAGGGGTCGGTTATCGTAGGCGGAGGGGAGACGAAAACCAAAGTCGATCAGCGCCTTTTTTCGCGCACGGTCTCCATTATACATGGCGCGGACTTGGGGAAGGGTTTGGTGAGACTCATCGATAAAGAGGAGGAAGTCGCTGGGGAAATAGTCGAGAAGGCATGAGGGAGGCTCTCCAGGGTTACGGGCGGAAAAATGGCGGGAGTAGTTTTCTACCCCTTTGCAGTAACCGATTTCTTTGATCATTTCGAGGTCGTAACGGGTCCGTTGCTCGATCCGTTGCTGCTCGACAAGGAGGTTTTCATTGGAAAAGTGGGTGGAACGCTCTTTGAGCTCTGCTTTAATGGTTTCCATAGCGGTGAGCCGTGCTTCTTCGGGGGTGACGTGGTGAGAGCCCGGGTAGATCGAAAGTCCCTTCACCCTCCGTTTGACTTTTCCCGTCAGGGGATCGATTTCGCTGATCCGTTCGAGCTCGTCACCAAAAAACTCGATCCGGTAACCCAGGTCATCTTCGTAGGCGGGGACGATTTCTAAGATATCGCCGCGAACGCGGAAGTGGGAGCGGGTGAGCTCATAATCGTTGCGGGTATATTGAAGTTCGATCAGGTGAAGGAGGACTTCATCGCGCCGGTAGGACTCCCCTACATTAAGAGAGAGTTTCATCTCACGGAAGTATTCGGGCATTCCCAAGCCATAGATACAGGAAACGGAAGAGACAATAATCACATCATCCCGTTCAAGGAGGGAGCAGGTTGCCCGGAGGCGGAGTTTTTCAATGCGGTCGTTAATGGAAAGATCTTTTTCGATGTAGGTGTCGGTCCGGGCGATGTAGGCTTCGGGTTGGTAGTAGTCGTAGTAGGAAACAAAGTACTCAACGGCGTTATTGGGAAAAAGGGTCTTAAACTCTTGGTAAAGCTGGGCAGCAAGGGTTTTGTTATGGGCTAGGATAAGGGAAGGCTTTCCCGTATTTGCAATGACGTTGGCCATCGTAAAGGTTTTCCCCGATCCGGTAATCCCAAGAAGCACTTGGGACCGTTTTCCTAGCTTTACACCTTCGGTTAAGCGGTCAATCGCTTCGGGTTGATCCCCTTGAGGCTGAAACTCCGACTCTAATTGAAACATACAAACTCACACACAATGATAAACAAAGCAAAAAGGATCGCAAAGGTTAAAACACATCTTCCCCAAAAGGTGGAGTAAAACTTGGGCGACTTAAGCCTCCAAGCCATCATTGCAGGGAGGAAAATCAGAAGGATGGCAACAAAGACTCCAGCATATTCGAGAGCAACGATAAATCCCCGCTGATAAGTGAGGACAAAAATAAGGGGAGGGACAAAAGTCAGAAGACAAGCAAGGAGTTTTCCTCCCCAACTTTTTTTAATCTTCAGTCCATCGGTTAAAAAATCAGAAAGGCTCAAGGTCACTCCTAAAAAGGAGGTGACAATCGCAAAGAAGGAAAAGAACCGGGCCCCGATAGCCACCGCTTTGCTTTTTACAATCTGGGTTAAAGGGACCGTTGCTGCTTCTCCCCCTGCCCACGCTTTCCTTAGGTCTTCTAAAGGAACCGCTCCTAGGACCATTACCTGCCATAAGAGATAGATAATGAGGGGAAGAAGACTCCCCACAATAAGGGTGACGCGGAGGTGTTTCCGATCATGGTTCATGTAGGTCGTCAAGCTAGGGATGATGATGTGGTAGCCAAAAGAAGTGACTACAACAGGAAAGACCATCCAGATGGGCTTCCAGTTCATCTCCATCAAAAAATGTCCTTCGATATGCTCAGGCAAAAATCCAACGAGTAAAAAATAGGAGATAACGAGGCCGAACATCAGTATCCGATTAATGACATCGACACCCAGTGTTCCTAAGTAGACAAAAAAGCCAAAGAGGGCGGGCAAACAAAAGGGGCCAAGCCAAGAGGGAAGGGTATAACCTGCCACGGACTGGATCGCTGCAGTAAAGAGAGGAGCGCTTGCTGCAATGTAAGCAGCGGTAAGGGAGTAGAGAAGGAGGAGGTAAACCACCCAGCTGAGCCCTTTTCCCCATCCTCCAAGTGTTTTTCCCACAATGGAGATGAGGTTCACCTCTCCTTTCACAGCAAAATTGGCATCGAGAAAGAAAAAAGCGGAGAGGAGCATGACAAACCAGCATATAAAGAAGATGACAACCGAAGGAAAAAAACCAACAAAGGAGGACATGACGGGAAGGGCAAGCATCCCTGCTCCGATGGTGGTTCCAGCAACGAGGAGGATCCCTCCTATAAAATGGTTAAGTCTCATGGTTTAGGGAATAGGTTGAAGTTAAGCATCGTGGTGGCCTCGTCGAAAAAAATGAAGGTGGCGATGAGGAGGAGGGCAATCAGGAGAAGGCGACCACCAGGGACCCGGTCGGGAAGGAGGTTTTTCTTTTGGTATCGCCCAATCCAGGCCATCAAAACAGGGAAAATTCCAAAAAGGACAACAGCGCAGATACCACCGGCAAAGTTAATCGCCTGGAAAAAGATTTCGGGATAGAGAATCGAAAGGATAAGAGGGGGAATAAGAGCAAGGAGGCACATCCCAATGTTTTCACGGTGGGTATGTTTGATCTTAAAGCCATCGCTTAAAAAGTTAGTGAGGCTCAGCGCCTGGGCTAAAAAGGAGGTTAGGATCGCAAAAAAGGCAAGACTTTGAACAGAGTAGCCAATGAGCGTAGAGCCAAGATAGGTACGGATCGCTTGCGCCGCATCGATGTCGATTTTATAGCTGTGAAGAATGTCGGTATAAGGAAGGATTCCTAGAGTGACAACTTCCCAGATGAGGTAAATAGCAAAGGTAAAAAGCGACCCAGCATAGATCGTTTTCCGAACACGAACCCGATCACCACCCATATATTTCATTAGAACAGGGATCATATTATGGAACCCGAAGGAGATGATTAGGATCGGAAAGGTGAAAAGGGCATATTTGGGCTGCCAATGTATCAAAAGGCGCGGTGCGATATATTGAGCGCCTAGCATTACAAGAAGGACAAAGGAAAGAATTTTTCCAATCATCAAATAGCGATTCAGGTGGTCGACCGGTTTTGCACCTAAGTAAACCATCCACCCAAACACAATCACAAAAAAGAGCGAGCCTGTCCAATTCGATAGGGGTAAGTGAAAGGTCCGGTCTACAAAGAGAGAGGTGTGGTTGCCGCTGAGTGACATGTAGGCAACAAGAAGCGCATAAAAGAGGAAAAGATAAAGGAGCCAGCAAAGCACTTTTCCGATGGGGCCGAGGGTATGCTCAACCATCGAAATCAGGTTCACTGGTTTATTAAACCACCCTTGGATCTCTACCATGAGAAGGGCGGTTGTTAACATAAAAAGCCAGGCGATGAAAAACATGATCGAAGAGGGAAAGAAACCAGGAATTCCCGTCAAAATGGGGAGGCCTAGCATGCCGGCCCCGATGCAGCTCCCCGTAATTAAGAGGGTCCCACCAAAAACACTTCCAGGTTTTCGGGTCATCGTTTCATTTTCCCTGCAGTTCGGATTTCCTGCCCTAAGCGGCCCATCTCATACCCTTCATAGTCGACAAACTTGAAGAATCGCTCAAACTCAGGGAAAGTATGGGAAACCTGTTTCGCCATTTCTTGCGCCACATAGCGGTACATCGGGTGACCCGCAGGTGACGAGCGCAGCTCACACATCCACTGAAGGGCCCGAAGGTTGATGTGGAAGTACCAATGGATGTTGTAGGCCATGGGAACCACATATTGCGCTTCTTCAGGAAGCTCTCTTGCAATTTCGTCGTAAACCTCTTTAGCCTGATCGATCGCTTCACAATAAGCCCCTTCCATTTCGGTGCCGAGGATTTCTTTGGGAACATAATACCCAAGGTTGCACGTAAGAAGTTGTCTTTCCTGAGTGAGGGTCCGGTGGCGCTGTAAGTCACGGTAAATCCCATAATCGGCAACGATTTCAAAGGTAAATTCGGCATGTTCAAGAGCTCGAGGTGACTTGTGCCGTCTATTTTGCCGGAAGGCTGATGCTGCCTCTAAAATCCGCCCCCGATCTTCTGCGGGAAGTCTGCAGCACATCTCCTGAAGCTCCATTAACCCACAGTCTGACTGGCTAAAGAGAAGAGCAGCCGCAACTTTATGAGGGCTTTCCTTATCGAAATTAACCAGGCGAACCATCGGTTGCGTTAGAGGCTTTACCGATGCCGTGTACTGCTGCTTCATCAGGTTCAGCTCGGCATCTACCTTTTCGGTAAATGTTGCGTAGGTATTTTGATGTTTATGGCTTAAATCTGCACGGCGCACAAAAGAAGGGATCACTTTAGATAGTTCTTGGTGAGAAGTACGCGCAATCTCTTGAAGCTCATTTAAGCTATGGCAGTTGAGTTTTTGAACAAGACCTTCAAAGAAGCGGCCATTTCCATAAACCCCCATGTTGGTTAGTGCACTTGCGGGAAGGAGGCCTCGCAAACAATCGAGAACTTTAGCGCGAAGGGCTGCTGTATAGGCGACCTTAGGAGTGTCTGGCTCTTTCGGGAAACTTTGCTCCATCTTCTCCGTCAAAGGAGGAATAAGCTTTCCGTACGTTTCAAAAAGATGGTTACAGGCTTGGATGTAACGGTCGCGATAGGCTGACGTCATAAGGATCGGCTCTCGATAGAAGAGGTACTCCCCTTCATACTTTTGATCGAAGTAGATGTAGCGCGTTGATTTCTCTAAAGGAGATCCCCCAATACGGGAATCTTCAATGACTTTGGCTGCGATCATCGACACATTTTCAATGGCGAGGTGGGCACCCCCAAGTTCTCCAATCGAATCATCTCCATAACCATCCAGAATTCGGTCATAAAAGTTTTGCGCCTTCTTAATGGCGATACTTTGGTCTTCGTGCTCTCCTTCTTCCGTTTCCTCTGTCTGTCCCGAAATCGATGCAAACGAAGTCTCTTCATTTTGGATAAACTCTTTGAGTAAAAGAGAGCGCAGTCCCAAACTTGATCGGGAGTATCTGGAGAAAAGCGCCCCTTTGATCACCTCGGGCAAATTTCTAAGACAAAAGATATGGCGAGAGGTATTCGTCACATATCGTTTAATCACCTTCAGTTGCGATTCAGTAAATTGTTCGTAGTCATTCAGCATGGACTTGCTCCTTGTTCGTCTAAGAAGTGTACCGTTTTCTCTCTTTTCAAACAATTGCTGATCGCATAAAGTCTTAAAATATGTTGTTAATGCAAACGAAACGACCTAGGCGGAATCGGAAATCACCCGCAGTTCGCTCCCTTGTTCAGGAAACCACTTTGAACGCAAGTGACCTGATTGCCCCCTTCTTTATTATGGAGGGGACCCAAAAAAGAGACTCCATTGAAGCCCTGCCAGGAATCGATCGCCTCTCGATCGATCTCCTTGTTAAGGAAGCCGAACCCCTCCATGCCCAAGGGGTTCCCGCCATTGCCCTCTTCCCCGTCATCGATCCTTCCTTAAAAGATCACGAAGGAAGTGAAGCATGGAACCCTAACTCCTTAGTCGTACGCGCCATCGAATGCTTAAAAAAAGAAATTCCATCTCTCTGCATCATCAGCGACATCGCTCTCGACCCCTTCACCTCCCACGGCCACGATGGAATCGTTAACGATCGGGGAGATATTCTTAACGATGCCACAGTCGATGCCCTTGTCAAACAGGCAACCTCCTACGCCCAAGCAGGATGTGACATCGTTGCCCCCAGCGACATGATGGATGGGCGCATCGGAGCCATCCGAAAAACACTTGATAATCAGGGACTTGATCAAACCTCGATTCTCTCATATACCGTAAAGTATGCCTCGTCTTTTTATGGTCCTTTTCGAAATGCCCTAAAAACTTCTTTGACCTTTGGAGATAAAAAAACCTACCAAATGGATCCTTCCAACCGCCGTGAAGCGGTACGGGAACTCCTTCTAGATGAAGAAGAAGGGGCTGATATGGTGATGGTAAAGCCAGCCCTCCCTTATCTAGATGTCATTGTAAAGCTCAAAGAAAAAACATCTCTCCCCGTTGGCGCTTACCAAGTTAGCGGAGAGTATGCGATGATCATGGCGGCCCATGAAAAAGGATATCTCGATGCCCAATCGACTCTTTTCGAGTCCCTTACCTCTATCAAACGGGCAGGCGCCGACTTCATTTTTACTTATGCTGCCTCCCAAATCTTAGGTTTACTAAATTAAAAATATGTGTCAGCATTAAGTGCCGACTTCATTTTTACTTATGCTGCCTCCCAAATCTTAGGTTTACTAAATTAAAAATATGTGTCAGCATTAAGTAAGGGATAGATGAAAATGGTGCGTGCTCATCAGCATGTACCGCAAAGGGGGAAAGCCATGATTGAAAATGGAAAGCAAGTGGCGATTGAGTATAGTGTCTTTGCAGACGACAATACTCCGATCGACAGCAACGTGGGGAAGGATCCCCTAATTTTTCTTTTTGGGTCACAACAAATCTTACCAGCTCTAGAAGAAGCACTTCGAGGGCTTGAAGTGGGTGATTCGAAGCAAGTGACTCTGGCTCCAGAGCATGCATACGGGGATATAAACCCACACGCTTATAAGAAGGTTGATGCAAAGCTGATCCCTGAGGATCTCCGCTTTGAGGGAGCTCTTCTTGTCGTTGCTGATGAGCAGTTTGGAGAGATGCTTATCCGGGTTGACAGCTTAGGTGGAGGGCAGGTGGTGCTTGACCTCAACCATCCCCTTGCAGGAAAAACGCTTAACTTCGATGTGAAGGTACTCGATATTTCCTAGTGCTCTGTCAACCCTAAAATTGAGGATAGATTGGTTGAGATTTTTTCGGCTGGCAAAGTGTGGAGATCGAATCTAAACTTTTATAAGTTTGTGAGATCGAACACGAAGCCAGCCGGAAAAAGATAAATCAAGATATCCCAATTCTTAGAGTTGACAGAGCGCTAATTGCGCTCTTCGCGGAGGGTAGGGTAAAGGCGCTTCCCAGTAAGCGCCCGCACCCCCTGGTCACGGAGCCAGACCGATAGGGCATAAGGAACCATCGTCCGGCTACTCTTTTTCATGAAGAAATCCAAGGGAATTTCGAAAGCAATTCCCTTATCTCTATAGCGACTCCCATTGACAGTGTCGTGGGCATTCATCAACGTATACCAAACGCCAAAACGGAAACCACTTGAAAACCAGCGGGATACCTCAAAGCGAGCCCCTACATCACGAGCCAAA
This genomic interval carries:
- the uvrB gene encoding excinuclease ABC subunit UvrB, which produces MFQLESEFQPQGDQPEAIDRLTEGVKLGKRSQVLLGITGSGKTFTMANVIANTGKPSLILAHNKTLAAQLYQEFKTLFPNNAVEYFVSYYDYYQPEAYIARTDTYIEKDLSINDRIEKLRLRATCSLLERDDVIIVSSVSCIYGLGMPEYFREMKLSLNVGESYRRDEVLLHLIELQYTRNDYELTRSHFRVRGDILEIVPAYEDDLGYRIEFFGDELERISEIDPLTGKVKRRVKGLSIYPGSHHVTPEEARLTAMETIKAELKERSTHFSNENLLVEQQRIEQRTRYDLEMIKEIGYCKGVENYSRHFSARNPGEPPSCLLDYFPSDFLLFIDESHQTLPQVRAMYNGDRARKKALIDFGFRLPSAYDNRPLKFEEFYNHIHQVVYVSATPSPWEINEAQGDVIQQIIRPTGLLDPTIEVRPATNQVDDCLDEIRIETEKGGRVLVTTLTKKLSEDLSKYLKEIGVKAKYLHSDIDTLERVQIIKDLRKGVFDVLVGINLLREGLDIPEVSLVAILDADKEGFLRSETSLIQTCGRAARNSEGRVIMYADKETQSIQSTLRITAERRKIQEEHNRAHGITPKTVRKELAEDLSEAFHEYKAAEGEKEDKPTPLDPKEIRDRMAACEKEMKQAAKELRFEDAARFRDLMTYYKDLQMLEDNPM
- a CDS encoding amino acid permease gives rise to the protein MRLNHFIGGILLVAGTTIGAGMLALPVMSSFVGFFPSVVIFFICWFVMLLSAFFFLDANFAVKGEVNLISIVGKTLGGWGKGLSWVVYLLLLYSLTAAYIAASAPLFTAAIQSVAGYTLPSWLGPFCLPALFGFFVYLGTLGVDVINRILMFGLVISYFLLVGFLPEHIEGHFLMEMNWKPIWMVFPVVVTSFGYHIIIPSLTTYMNHDRKHLRVTLIVGSLLPLIIYLLWQVMVLGAVPLEDLRKAWAGGEAATVPLTQIVKSKAVAIGARFFSFFAIVTSFLGVTLSLSDFLTDGLKIKKSWGGKLLACLLTFVPPLIFVLTYQRGFIVALEYAGVFVAILLIFLPAMMAWRLKSPKFYSTFWGRCVLTFAILFALFIIVCEFVCFN
- a CDS encoding amino acid permease, which codes for MTRKPGSVFGGTLLITGSCIGAGMLGLPILTGIPGFFPSSIMFFIAWLFMLTTALLMVEIQGWFNKPVNLISMVEHTLGPIGKVLCWLLYLFLFYALLVAYMSLSGNHTSLFVDRTFHLPLSNWTGSLFFVIVFGWMVYLGAKPVDHLNRYLMIGKILSFVLLVMLGAQYIAPRLLIHWQPKYALFTFPILIISFGFHNMIPVLMKYMGGDRVRVRKTIYAGSLFTFAIYLIWEVVTLGILPYTDILHSYKIDIDAAQAIRTYLGSTLIGYSVQSLAFFAILTSFLAQALSLTNFLSDGFKIKHTHRENIGMCLLALIPPLILSILYPEIFFQAINFAGGICAVVLFGIFPVLMAWIGRYQKKNLLPDRVPGGRLLLIALLLIATFIFFDEATTMLNFNLFPKP
- a CDS encoding FAD-dependent thymidylate synthase; translated protein: MLNDYEQFTESQLKVIKRYVTNTSRHIFCLRNLPEVIKGALFSRYSRSSLGLRSLLLKEFIQNEETSFASISGQTEETEEGEHEDQSIAIKKAQNFYDRILDGYGDDSIGELGGAHLAIENVSMIAAKVIEDSRIGGSPLEKSTRYIYFDQKYEGEYLFYREPILMTSAYRDRYIQACNHLFETYGKLIPPLTEKMEQSFPKEPDTPKVAYTAALRAKVLDCLRGLLPASALTNMGVYGNGRFFEGLVQKLNCHSLNELQEIARTSHQELSKVIPSFVRRADLSHKHQNTYATFTEKVDAELNLMKQQYTASVKPLTQPMVRLVNFDKESPHKVAAALLFSQSDCGLMELQEMCCRLPAEDRGRILEAASAFRQNRRHKSPRALEHAEFTFEIVADYGIYRDLQRHRTLTQERQLLTCNLGYYVPKEILGTEMEGAYCEAIDQAKEVYDEIARELPEEAQYVVPMAYNIHWYFHINLRALQWMCELRSSPAGHPMYRYVAQEMAKQVSHTFPEFERFFKFVDYEGYEMGRLGQEIRTAGKMKR
- the hemB gene encoding porphobilinogen synthase, coding for MQTKRPRRNRKSPAVRSLVQETTLNASDLIAPFFIMEGTQKRDSIEALPGIDRLSIDLLVKEAEPLHAQGVPAIALFPVIDPSLKDHEGSEAWNPNSLVVRAIECLKKEIPSLCIISDIALDPFTSHGHDGIVNDRGDILNDATVDALVKQATSYAQAGCDIVAPSDMMDGRIGAIRKTLDNQGLDQTSILSYTVKYASSFYGPFRNALKTSLTFGDKKTYQMDPSNRREAVRELLLDEEEGADMVMVKPALPYLDVIVKLKEKTSLPVGAYQVSGEYAMIMAAHEKGYLDAQSTLFESLTSIKRAGADFIFTYAASQILGLLN
- a CDS encoding FKBP-type peptidyl-prolyl cis-trans isomerase; the encoded protein is MIENGKQVAIEYSVFADDNTPIDSNVGKDPLIFLFGSQQILPALEEALRGLEVGDSKQVTLAPEHAYGDINPHAYKKVDAKLIPEDLRFEGALLVVADEQFGEMLIRVDSLGGGQVVLDLNHPLAGKTLNFDVKVLDIS